Below is a window of Solanum stenotomum isolate F172 chromosome 7, ASM1918654v1, whole genome shotgun sequence DNA.
TCAACTTACATACAATTTACAACTCTACTTAGGAACAAGATATTAACAAATTATATAGATATCAAAGCCCTGGAGCATGATAATTTTGTGTTTATCTATAGTtacattgaagaaaaataaaattaagagaaGAATCCCTAACAGGATCCCAAAATTGTTGCATCAGTAGTCCTTCCGATAGAAAAATGAGACACTAGGCTTTCAATGTAAATTTTCGCGCAGCAAATTTCTGCGTAGCAGCAGTCATTTTCAGAGTTATTAAAGTCAATAGCGGCAAGACGGAGTGAATCATCCTTTGGATTGTATATTGCTGGGGAATGAGAGAACATGAAGTCTGTAGTTTTGATGATTGGCAAAGAGTCATGATGGATTGTAGTTGTGATGACTGACAGAGAGTCTTGATGTGTAACAAATCATTGTTTGTCAAcatcaaaaaggggggaaaTGTTGGGAAGTAGGAGAACATATAAagtagttttgatgattgataaAGTGACCATGGTTCACTACTTGTTGTCTTATGTGTACTCTACCAGGTGAACCAGGTTCTTAGACGTGACTGCAGACGACCTGCACAATTATGAGAGATTGcggcaaagaagaaaaagagcaaaaataaagaaggaaaagaaggaaacaaatatggaaagaaataaatagggaaagaaataaagaagtagcaattcaagtcaaataaggaaagaaataaaaaagtaacaatTCAAGTCAAAGGAAAGaagtatatatacacaaattcAACAAGGAAAAGGATTTGTTATTCCTTTCCTTGTAGAAGTTGATGAAGGCAAATCAAATTCTATAAAAGGTTCAAGACATTGAAGGAAAAAGTTGTCTTTGCATAAACACAAATTGAGAGAATTTTCCAGCAAAGCCAGAACGATACCTATTGCATATTCATGAAATTTATCATCTTGAGAGCAATAGTTATTGGAGAAAAAATACAGGGCTTCATCACAGAAACGTAGGGACCAGGTTCATGAGTTTTGTTCCTCTCTGAACTATTTAATGTGGAAGTCCGGTCGATTAAAGTCTAGGGTTATTAGTGTTTGTTGATTTTTTCTAGGTTTATTATTGAGTAGTAATAATTCCTAGATTGTTTAACAAGAAGTGGGTTTGACTTCTTGGGGAGTAGAGTCTTGAGAGAATTGTAACAAGAAGTGGGTTTAACTTCTTGAGAGAATTGTAACAAGAAGTGGGTTTGACTTCTTGGGGGTAGAGTTAAGAGAGAGCTGTGAGAGAATTGTAACAAGAAGTGAGTTTGACTTCTTGGAGAGTTGAATGTTCGATTATAGTTAATCGTTGGAGAGTTAAAGGTACTAGAGTTAGTTCCTTTTGAGTTGTAATCCTGAAAAGGACGTGAATCTTGAAGTTAATAAGACTGTGGTGTGGTTTTTACCTTCCTTGAGTTAGAAAGGTTTCCATGATAAAATCTTTGTTTTATTGTGCTGCGACAAAAGTACAAGAACCTAGTTCTTGTATTGGGGTTAGATTTcttcaattggtatcagagcatgtCTTTTCATTAAAGGACTCACATATTGAAAAGGATCAATGGTTACACCACCTACACCACAAGAATGAGTTTCTCAAACTCGACCACCATTGTTTAATGGAAAGTATTATGGATGGTGGAAGAACCGCATGATGGATCACTTACTAGGAGAAAACCCAGACCTATGGGAAGTTGTGTTGGACGATCTAACCATACCCATGAAGaatggaactgatggaaccacTCAAGTACCAAAGGATAGGAAAGAATGGAATGTTGCGGATAAACTTGCAATTCAGAACAATGCTAAAGCAAAAAAGATCTTGATATGCGGAATAGGTCCAGATGAATTCAATTGAATCTCATCATGTCAAGATGTAAAAGCAATATGAGAAACTCTACAAACTGCGCATGAAGGAACAACTCAGGTAAAGAAGTctaaaattgataatttgaatAGACAATACGAAATATTTCAAATGGCAGAAGGTGAAACAATCCAAGAGATGCACACCAGGTTCACTGCTCTCATTAATGAAATCTACTCTCTAGGAGAAATAGTTCCCAATGGGAAGGCAATCAAAAAACTTTTGAGTGTTCTTCTAAAGTCTTGGGAAAGCAAAGTAGAAGTCACTACTAGAGTTAGTTCCTTTTAAATTGTAATCCTGAAAACGGACGTGAATCTTGAAGTTAATAAGATTGTGGTTTGGGTTTTACCTTTCTTGAGGTAGGAAGGTTTCCACGATAAAATCTTTGTTTTATTGTGCTGCAACAAAAGTACCAAAACCTGGTTCTTGTATAGAGGTTAGGTTTCttcatatataattatattagttGATTCAAAACCAACCACAATTTCACCTTTATTTGACATGAAAGATGGAAGAATGTGTGAAAATAATGGAAGAACTTGCAAAAATAGGGAATAATCATACTTGATGGTTAATATCTTTGTCCAAGAGTTTTTCATAACCCAAAGAGACACACATTTTCCCCAATTATTAGCATAGCCACAAAGATCACTTCCATAtagttgtcacgccccgagcctacaccctggacatagccggcactcgaagacgaTTGCTGGctcccaagtgaacccttggcctggcttacttaactcagcggaaaccttaactcaacagaataacgcCATGCAACAAAAGGTCATAAAATaacctaactgataaaatctagccaaaaaggcaactcgagtttcaaaatagaatatttatatatatacatagatgagagactcaatactagctgactgactgtctatgaagcctctataatactgagatggatgttggaaCAGACCctacaacatcctaataaaacaaaacttggaAAAAcgaaataacagagtcctcctaaaagcaaggaggcttaccactgactctggagtgctcaactagatcaacggtGTGCTGGACgatgatcctgggtacctgcgtctgcatcataataagatgcaggccaactggcatcagtacatggaatgtacgagtatgcgagctggacaactaaacaacaaattaatCTTGAAAGGggtacaaaagagaacttaccttggctctattCAACTCATGagtaactgaactcaatataatgTAATAAgatacatgcaatatataaagcttgtaaaactatttaaaacatgatgtcaaaaatcatatttataatatcataaaaataccatgctccctctcaaagtctacttgtgcaatgcatgaatgaagtctcatacccccatccatactaagcaaaaccccttgaggaaccatgcaatttctactgtgggagtttctctaaccgacagccaccactataagcctaagtggtgatacagcgtcttgcccacgctgccagaattgtcatatactttgccgtcatatagaacgctttaactttaacttagtggatccactagcttaacttacgtgatcatctaaaaagtatgacctgtTAAATCctatgtttggctacatggttcttatggagagttgagttaatatgaactcgcgtccccatttTAGTGCTCAAAAGTACTcgcaaaatatactttagctcatatgtttttaaaaacaaacttctttctctagtttgaattaattgctcaaactaccctcttaaaagaggtaatagctcttgaaaactctttctaaaaagaacatatcaaaaccatattttaatatgatcattgatgactcgggaagtcatactgcataaacattgatgatatatctagagaccatactgtttaaacattaTTGACATACTCggttgtcatactaatcatgttttagaaactctttcgcaaaactcatctttttcttaaaacaaatagtactcaaactgctcaaaaatcttttggaaatctaagtttcctctcatcttaaatgtgaaaacatttataaacttctttgggaatacttagttccctaataacttttgagaaatgaacttgactctatactctttacttaacttgaaactctatactttttacttaacttgaaacttgagcctataaatgaagttaaaacattcaatgaagacttttgaaaaactttaaagacttgctttgacttactgcttaacttctaagcttgactctaacttcacttgaccttgatcctaactttcctcgaattgaattatggaattcaagggtaatgatctcatgtttatggatcaGTTTGTGAtttttagatgtaccttagagtgttgaaaacaactagaaaacataggtacattaccaaggaacatgtacgaaaaagtggggaaggaatgggaaagattggcgtccttggcgctctgagtggcgcggggcgccagccttcAGACTTTAGAGGGGCCTGCTGGGCGCTTTGCAAGGCGTGCTGCCCCAAGGTTGGAActtcagagccccttttggggtgcgttggctggcgcgacgccccaaccttttccccaaaaaaatccgacttttctccttagtttttccaactctaaatctccttaacttcaaaggttccagccccaaacacttacaATCATAAAACCCCTTAATATACAATGGATTCAACTTAAAATCACAATCGGAAACATgcaccaaatcaacaagaaacttcaacaacacaaccacaacttcaacaatcacaaccacaaacttcaacaaacacaaccaatcttttctcggaaTTAAACAAGTTTGGCAcgtgggggaatgaaccaacccaacactatgatctcacataccttaatagggatcacccctgacgAAATCCACGACAATCTCTACGAACCTTGCTTCTTgttctccttctcctcttctctctcaaagccctaaccctcactttttaaaagggaaaactgatttaaaatcagtctagatccttaatataaccaaaagaaatggttagggaaaacaccaaaatacccttacaaattcggaTGAACTTCCAGgtgccaacaacccaacttccaaagggcataactcactcatacgaactcagaatcgagcaaagtcagcggcattggaaagatcagtccaagagctttccaaacataacttgaaatacacctaaatcatcctgagctaggagttatgactgtctgaagttgaccaaaaactcattttgtTTCCATACTTGactaaatttccagatttttgaattctttccaaaaattgactatttccaattctaagcttcttcatagctatttcaaattgccggatgttacaatagTCCCAATTGCAAATCGTAGTTTCCTTCTCCGTGAGGTGGTTGCTCCATCTTTTCCAATTTCTCATTGACcaaatcaatataaaatatgttagGATCACTAGAGTCATCATTAACCCAATAAATCTTCCCATTAACAAACTTACCTGAATTTTCTATAAAATCCCTTTTCTGATCAAGACAATGAATGTTTCTCCGAGAATCGGTCTTTAGACTATATATATGGACCTGAGTATCATACGAATATTGTCCATTATAGTAAGTACATGCCACTACTTTATAATCATCACAAAATTTATCATATCCAAAACCATATATGACACATATAGCATCCCTCGAATTAGTTGTACAATGGGGTACTTTCTTGTACTTTCTAATGGATGGATTCCATAGAAACAAATTGTTTGAccaatcaacaaaaaataaccCATTGACATGATTTATATAACGAATCTGTTGCTGTTTTTTCATGGGAAAATTAAAGTAAGATGCTTCCGTCGCATTAGACTCATAAAGTACAGGCCTAAGAGACCAATCCTTAAGattatcatcatcataatcacaCCACATGAGCCTATGGTGAGTGTTGTCCTTGTTATTAGCTGATaagttaagttgagacttgatAAACTCGGGACTAGATATCAAATCAAGCCAAGATTTTGAAACGGAAGTGAATTTTAAGAGGGATTTCACCGGAAGCCTAGAGAGGATTTCCGTGATGAGCTCTGATGGAAGAGTAGGGATTCCCAAGATCGATTCTAGCATTGGAATTGATGAAAATCGAGAGAATGAAATTTAGTTGTTGCAAATATTTTGAGAGTTTTACTTCTGCATGAAATACAAGAGTTTTACTGCGATTGTGGTAACcgtaaaattcaaaaaagtcttctttatatttattttgagagtTGAGAGTTCCTTACAATATTGAAAACCCTAATATTTATGAGAGTCATCTATATTTATTTCCcacattcatttatttatttctctatTAGTTACTTCTAAATTCAATAgactaaaataataatgataattaaagaaaatacttACTATAGTTACTAGGGGTAATGTGGTAAAATCACaactcatccaaaaaaaaatcacatcatTTTCCATTCTTGTCTTCTAAACCCAACAACAACTTCTTGATTCAATCAACAAAGTTGATAGAATACACTTGAATGCAGTGATCTCCCTGTTCATTATTGCATCTGTTGGATTCAtcgaggattttttttttgccttgtACGGATATTCTCATCACTCTCTGCTTCCATTTTTCCAGAAAACTAGTAATAGTCTGAATTCTCTATACTTAATCTTTATGTCTTGTACATCTTTCTGGAGCCAAACATTTAGGAAGGTCTCTTTATTGGCGCGTAAgtctcatatatatatttggaaatTGAGTTTTACAGATGATTACGCGGTTTGTGTATGCATATGCAGGTTTAATGTTCATGCACCATATGTTGTAGATGACCGTCGCTGCCAACTGGGACTGCTCTTTAGTCTTCCTGAATCACAATCGGCAATGGACCGTTGGCCATTGAGTGTCATATATACCTTCATGCCCTGCATGTGGGGGAGTACACTGGCATCATCAATAGTCAACAGTTTCTTGGGTCTCAACACTTTCTTGATCGTCCCTCCGATGGTCAAGAGGGTGAGTGAGATTGCCTTCTTAACAGGACAACCGTTAGGTTACTACGGATCATGGTCCCTATTTGACGCGCTCTAAGCCCGGCCCGCGTGCGGTTAGGTGTTCTAGTCGATGCTTATTGTGCCCAATGTGGAGTGCGAAATTGTAAGAAGTATATGATGTGGAGTGCGAAATTGTAAGAAGTATATGATTTTGCCCCCAAAGTACAGAAGAAACAAGATAAAGTAGAaagattttttatgaaattgtaaGAAGTGTATGATTCTTTTGAACAAGAcaattttgttatgtttttttttttttttttgaaatacaaaaatcTATGATCTCCAGATTGCATCGCGCAATGTACAGGAAGAGACGATACAAAGTAGGatgatttttgatgaaattgtaaggttctaattaacaaattaaatttgtgaATTGAAACTTGTAAGGTGTTGATATGAATGAGTATTTTGTGGCAGAGATATGCTGATTTGCCTTACTGGAATGAGGTAACGTTGCTTAAGCATTACGAGGAAAAAGTTGGAGGTGCGAATGAACAAATTGCTGATCAAGATTGGGGTGTTAATGAACAAGATGTAGGCACTAATGGTCAAGATGGAGGCGCTAATGATCAAGATAAAGGTGCTAATGAGAAAAATGTTGTTCAAGATGATGCATATAGAGTCTCGCCAATAAACTGAAGGAAGATGTAGATCAACTGAATAGATAATATGATTTATGAACCAACAAATGCAGACATTGATACTTTGTTACTTTTCtctttagtttgaatttgtgtgGGGAATAAAATGCTTTTTTGGAGTGAATCGATAATAATCAAAATACAATGAAATGTTCAAGGAAACTTTATTTATGTATGTCTATCTGCCTTCATACATATGTTATTCTTCGAGTTTCTCAAAGCAGGCATATTTCATGGAGTCTCCGACTGCCGGAGCAGGACTCAAAATCCTGTCAAACATAGAAGAAAACATCAAGGAACAGCATGGCCAAGTTAAAGAcatcaacaaaataaaagaataaaattcatgaagaAAAAACTGATCACCCTCCACATCGATTGGGATTGATTATTGATTGAAATCACAACCAAaccaatttaatcaatttttaaaatattaaaattaaaccaatttaaATATAATGGAGTAATTCATTGAGTAAATTGCCAGACACAAACTTATTAAACTTTGGAGTAATTCATTGAGTATAAAATGGAGATTCTTTGATCAAGTTGTTCTCGACATCTTCTAATTCCTGCAATGTGCTAGCTTCAGAATAACTTTTTGAATATGCTTGATCTCTTGAAACAAGGGTTATGCATCTTTCTGATGCACCCCTACAAGGATGTTTAGTTTAATAAATTTGCAGAAACCATAAAAAAGAAACTGAAACATGAACGATTAAAAGGGAGAAATAGAACAAAAGGAACTACTAGCATTTACTTCATCTGTAATTAGAAGATCAACCTCAGATTGATTATACACAGCAGGCAATCAAGGGAAGGAAACCTTCCGTTACGACAATCCTA
It encodes the following:
- the LOC125870133 gene encoding F-box/kelch-repeat protein At3g23880-like — encoded protein: MLESILGIPTLPSELITEILSRLPVKSLLKFTSVSKSWLDLISSPEFIKSQLNLSANNKDNTHHRLMWCDYDDDNLKDWSLRPVLYESNATEASYFNFPMKKQQQIRYINHVNGLFFVDWSNNLFLWNPSIRKYKKVPHCTTNSRDAICVIYGFGYDKFCDDYKVVACTYYNGQYSYDTQVHIYSLKTDSRRNIHCLDQKRDFIENSGKFVNGKIYWVNDDSSDPNIFYIDLVNEKLEKMEQPPHGEGNYDLQLGLL